A single genomic interval of Mangifera indica cultivar Alphonso chromosome 5, CATAS_Mindica_2.1, whole genome shotgun sequence harbors:
- the LOC123215398 gene encoding protein NSP-INTERACTING KINASE 3 isoform X2 — translation MEHRSFMLWRVGFLLVFALMEISSATLSPAGVNYEVVALVAIKSNLRDPYNVLDNWDINSVDPCSWRMITCTPDGFVSALGLPSQSLSGTLSPSIGNLTNLQSVLLQNNAISGPIPAALGKLGKLQTLDLSNNTFSGEIPDSLGNLVNLNYLRLNNNSLTGSCPESLSKIEGLTLMDLSYNNLSGSLPKISARTFKVIGNPLICGPKASNNCSAVFPEPLSLPPNDQPDSGMKSHHMAVAFGASFGAALSVIFMIGLLVWWRYRHNQQIFFDVNEQYDPEVGLGHLRRYTFKELRTATNHFNSKNILGRGGFGIVYKGCLNDGTLVAVKRLKDYNIAGGEVQFQTEVETISLAVHRNLLRLCGFCTTENERLLVYPYMPNGSVASRLRDHIHGQRALDWARRKRIALGTARGLVYLHEQCDPKIIHRDVKAANILLDEDFEAVVGDFGLAKLLDHRDSHVTTAVRGTVGHIAPEYLSTGQSSEKTDVFGFGILLLELITGQTALDFGRAASQKGVMLDRVKKLHLEGKLSQMVDKDVKGNFDRIELEEMVQVALLCTQFNPIYRPKMSEVLRMLEGDGLAERWEASQKVESGTPKFRTCERRYSDFIEESSLVVEAMELSGPR, via the exons ATGGAACACAGGAGTTTCATGTTGTGGAGAGTGGGATTTCTTCTGGTTTTCGCATTAATGGAGATTTCTTCCGCCACACTTTCTCCTGCTGGTGTCAACTACGAAG TGGTAGCTTTAGTGGCCATAAAAAGCAATCTGCGTGACCCATACAATGTTCTAGACAATTGGGACATTAACTCTGTAGATCCTTGTAGCTGGAGGATGATTACTTGCACTCCTGATGGCTTTGTTTCTGCTCT GGGTCTTCCTAGTCAAAGCTTATCAGGGACTTTGTCTCCTTCGATTGGAAACCTTACTAACTTGCAATCAGT CTTGCTGCAGAATAATGCCATTTCGGGTCCTATTCCTGCTGCACTCGGGAAATTGGGGAAGCTTCAAACACTTGATCTCTCCAACAATACTTTTTCTGGTGAAATACCTGATTCTTTGGGGAACCTTGTAAATCTGAATTATTT GCGGTTAAACAACAACAGCCTTACAGGATCCTGCCCTGAGTCTTTGTCCAAGATTGAAGGTCTAACTCTCAT GGACCTTTCCTATAACAATCTAAGTGGTTCATTACCAAAGATATCTGCAAGAACCTTCAA AGTTATAGGAAACCCTTTAATTTGCGGACCAAAGGCCAGCAACAATTGTTCTGCAGTCTTTCCAGAGCCTCTTTCCCTTCCACCAAATG ATCAACCAGACTCTGGCATGAAAAGCCATCATATGGCTGTTGCTTTTGGTGCAAGCTTTGGTGCTGCCCTTTCTGTCATATTCATGATTGGTTTACTAGTTTGGTGGCGATATAGACACAACCAGCAGATTTTCTTTGATGTCAATG AGCAATATGACCCAGAGGTAGGTTTGGGCCATTTGAGGCGGTATACCTTTAAGGAGCTCCGCACTGCAACTAACCATTTCAACTCAAAAAATATTCTAGGGAGAGGCGGATTTGGTATTGTATACAAGGGTTGCTTGAATGATGGAACTTTAGTGGCTGTgaaaaggctaaaggactataaTATAGCTGGCGGTGAAGTCCAATTTCAGACAGAAGTAGAGACAATTAGTTTAGCCGTCCATCGGAATCTTCTCAGGCTCTGTGGGTTCTGCACAACTGAGAATGAAAGGCTCCTTGTTTATCCCTATATGCCCAATGGAAGTGTAGCATCTCGATTAAGAG ATCATATTCATGGTCAGCGTGCATTGGACTGGGCAAGACGGAAAAGGATAGCCTTGGGTACAGCCAGGGGCCTAGTTTATTTACATGAGCAATGTGATCCCAAAATAATCCACCGTGATGTCAAAGCAGCCAACATTTTGCTGGATGAAGATTTTGAGGCAGTTGTTGGGGATTTTGGATTAGCAAAGCTTTTGGATCACAGAGATTCCCACGTGACCACAGCTGTGCGTGGTACTGTTGGCCACATTGCTCCAGAGTACTTATCAACAGGACAGTCCTCAGAAAAGACTGATGTATTTGGCTTTGGGATCTTGCTGCTTGAGCTAATCACAGGTCAGACGGCATTGGATTTTGGACGAGCAGCTAGCCAGAAAGGTGTCATGCTTGATCGG GTAAAGAAGCTCCATCTTGAGGGAAAGCTAAGCCAAATGGTGGACAAGGATGTAAAGGGAAATTTTGACAGAATCGAGTTGGAAGAAATGGTTCAGGTGGCACTCTTATGCACTCAATTCAATCCAATTTATCGCCCAAAAATGTCGGAAGTACTAAGGATGTTGGAAGGTGATGGTTTAGCAGAGAGATGGGAAGCGTCACAGAAGGTGGAGTCAGGGACACCAAAGTTTCGAACGTGCGAAAGAAGATACTCAGATTTCATAGAAGAATCTTCACTTGTGGTAGAAGCAATGGAGCTTTCTGGTCCAAGGTAA
- the LOC123215535 gene encoding F-box/kelch-repeat protein At1g23390 yields the protein MKTEKEEHVTTEAEVVVEAPFHGDILEAIFSRVSLIDLVPASHVSTSWNRAVFSSLRHLNKLKPWLLVHTQRTRSPHLTTTHAYDPRSNIWIRINQPSIEYVAALRSSHSTLLYMLAPSKLSFSLDPLNLTWHHVDAPPVWRKDPIVAAVGKFIIIAGGDCNFEDSPLAVDMFNLETRSWDTCETMPAILKDSAASTWLSVAVISDQIFVAEKLSGVTYSFNPRTKSWYGPYDLRPSGQNIIFSVIALTGSRLILVGLTGYEETVQSVKVWEVKGERLEECKEMGEMPQPLVEKLKGSCCLAAVEATAMEDVVYIHNPSNPEELVKMEMGEDGFCEWKSIKNVVVNDGRRIMDRFVFSCWSVDMEVLRRALMHKNPRFSVREIDH from the coding sequence ATGAAGACAGAAAAAGAAGAACACGTAACAACTGAAGCTGAAGTTGTTGTTGAAGCTCCCTTCCATGGAGATATCTTGGAGGCCATATTCTCGCGCGTGTCTCTCATCGATCTTGTTCCCGCTTCTCACGTGTCGACATCTTGGAACCGTGCTGTTTTCTCTTCGCTGCGACACTTGAACAAGCTCAAGCCATGGCTACTCGTTCACACTCAGAGAACGAGGTCTCCTCATTTGACAACCACGCACGCGTATGATCCACGCTCCAACATTTGGATTCGAATCAATCAGCCTTCAATCGAATACGTGGCGGCTCTCCGATCCTCCCACTCCACGCTCCTCTACATGTTAGCACCATCAAAGCTTTCGTTTTCTTTGGACCCGCTTAATCTGACTTGGCACCACGTGGATGCCCCACCCGTCTGGAGGAAGGACCCCATCGTTGCAGCGGTGggtaaatttatcattatcGCCGGTGGAGACTGTAATTTTGAAGATAGCCCGCTTGCTGTTGATATGTTCAATCTCGAAACTCGCTCGTGGGACACCTGCGAGACCATGCCGGCGATTCTCAAAGATTCGGCAGCTTCCACCTGGTTATCCGTCGCCGTGATATCCGATCAAATTTTCGTGGCTGAGAAACTCTCAGGCGTAACTTACTCGTTCAATCCACGGACGAAGTCATGGTATGGACCGTACGATTTGAGGCCATCTGGTCAGAACATAATCTTCTCGGTTATCGCTTTGACCGGCAGCCGTTTGATTCTGGTGGGGCTCACCGGGTATGAGGAGACGGTTCAAAGCGTGAAGGTTTGGGAAGTGAAGGGCGAGCGGTTGGAGGAGTGTAAAGAGATGGGAGAAATGCCGCAACCTCTAGTTGAGAAGCTTAAAGGGAGCTGCTGTTTAGCTGCGGTTGAGGCGACGGCGATGGAGGATGTTGTGTACATTCACAACCCGTCGAATCCTGAAGAATTGGTGAAAATGGAAATGGGTGAAGACGGATTTTGTGAATGgaaaagtataaaaaatgtaGTGGTGAATGATGGGAGACGAATTATGGACAGATTTGTTTTCTCTTGTTGGAGTGTTGACATGGAGGTTTTGCGCAGGGCTTTAATGCATAAGAATCCAAGATTCTCTGTAAGGGAGATCGATCACTGA
- the LOC123215398 gene encoding protein NSP-INTERACTING KINASE 3 isoform X1, translating to MEHRSFMLWRVGFLLVFALMEISSATLSPAGVNYEVVALVAIKSNLRDPYNVLDNWDINSVDPCSWRMITCTPDGFVSALGLPSQSLSGTLSPSIGNLTNLQSVLLQNNAISGPIPAALGKLGKLQTLDLSNNTFSGEIPDSLGNLVNLNYLRLNNNSLTGSCPESLSKIEGLTLMDLSYNNLSGSLPKISARTFKVIGNPLICGPKASNNCSAVFPEPLSLPPNGLKDQPDSGMKSHHMAVAFGASFGAALSVIFMIGLLVWWRYRHNQQIFFDVNEQYDPEVGLGHLRRYTFKELRTATNHFNSKNILGRGGFGIVYKGCLNDGTLVAVKRLKDYNIAGGEVQFQTEVETISLAVHRNLLRLCGFCTTENERLLVYPYMPNGSVASRLRDHIHGQRALDWARRKRIALGTARGLVYLHEQCDPKIIHRDVKAANILLDEDFEAVVGDFGLAKLLDHRDSHVTTAVRGTVGHIAPEYLSTGQSSEKTDVFGFGILLLELITGQTALDFGRAASQKGVMLDRVKKLHLEGKLSQMVDKDVKGNFDRIELEEMVQVALLCTQFNPIYRPKMSEVLRMLEGDGLAERWEASQKVESGTPKFRTCERRYSDFIEESSLVVEAMELSGPR from the exons ATGGAACACAGGAGTTTCATGTTGTGGAGAGTGGGATTTCTTCTGGTTTTCGCATTAATGGAGATTTCTTCCGCCACACTTTCTCCTGCTGGTGTCAACTACGAAG TGGTAGCTTTAGTGGCCATAAAAAGCAATCTGCGTGACCCATACAATGTTCTAGACAATTGGGACATTAACTCTGTAGATCCTTGTAGCTGGAGGATGATTACTTGCACTCCTGATGGCTTTGTTTCTGCTCT GGGTCTTCCTAGTCAAAGCTTATCAGGGACTTTGTCTCCTTCGATTGGAAACCTTACTAACTTGCAATCAGT CTTGCTGCAGAATAATGCCATTTCGGGTCCTATTCCTGCTGCACTCGGGAAATTGGGGAAGCTTCAAACACTTGATCTCTCCAACAATACTTTTTCTGGTGAAATACCTGATTCTTTGGGGAACCTTGTAAATCTGAATTATTT GCGGTTAAACAACAACAGCCTTACAGGATCCTGCCCTGAGTCTTTGTCCAAGATTGAAGGTCTAACTCTCAT GGACCTTTCCTATAACAATCTAAGTGGTTCATTACCAAAGATATCTGCAAGAACCTTCAA AGTTATAGGAAACCCTTTAATTTGCGGACCAAAGGCCAGCAACAATTGTTCTGCAGTCTTTCCAGAGCCTCTTTCCCTTCCACCAAATGGTCTGAAAG ATCAACCAGACTCTGGCATGAAAAGCCATCATATGGCTGTTGCTTTTGGTGCAAGCTTTGGTGCTGCCCTTTCTGTCATATTCATGATTGGTTTACTAGTTTGGTGGCGATATAGACACAACCAGCAGATTTTCTTTGATGTCAATG AGCAATATGACCCAGAGGTAGGTTTGGGCCATTTGAGGCGGTATACCTTTAAGGAGCTCCGCACTGCAACTAACCATTTCAACTCAAAAAATATTCTAGGGAGAGGCGGATTTGGTATTGTATACAAGGGTTGCTTGAATGATGGAACTTTAGTGGCTGTgaaaaggctaaaggactataaTATAGCTGGCGGTGAAGTCCAATTTCAGACAGAAGTAGAGACAATTAGTTTAGCCGTCCATCGGAATCTTCTCAGGCTCTGTGGGTTCTGCACAACTGAGAATGAAAGGCTCCTTGTTTATCCCTATATGCCCAATGGAAGTGTAGCATCTCGATTAAGAG ATCATATTCATGGTCAGCGTGCATTGGACTGGGCAAGACGGAAAAGGATAGCCTTGGGTACAGCCAGGGGCCTAGTTTATTTACATGAGCAATGTGATCCCAAAATAATCCACCGTGATGTCAAAGCAGCCAACATTTTGCTGGATGAAGATTTTGAGGCAGTTGTTGGGGATTTTGGATTAGCAAAGCTTTTGGATCACAGAGATTCCCACGTGACCACAGCTGTGCGTGGTACTGTTGGCCACATTGCTCCAGAGTACTTATCAACAGGACAGTCCTCAGAAAAGACTGATGTATTTGGCTTTGGGATCTTGCTGCTTGAGCTAATCACAGGTCAGACGGCATTGGATTTTGGACGAGCAGCTAGCCAGAAAGGTGTCATGCTTGATCGG GTAAAGAAGCTCCATCTTGAGGGAAAGCTAAGCCAAATGGTGGACAAGGATGTAAAGGGAAATTTTGACAGAATCGAGTTGGAAGAAATGGTTCAGGTGGCACTCTTATGCACTCAATTCAATCCAATTTATCGCCCAAAAATGTCGGAAGTACTAAGGATGTTGGAAGGTGATGGTTTAGCAGAGAGATGGGAAGCGTCACAGAAGGTGGAGTCAGGGACACCAAAGTTTCGAACGTGCGAAAGAAGATACTCAGATTTCATAGAAGAATCTTCACTTGTGGTAGAAGCAATGGAGCTTTCTGGTCCAAGGTAA
- the LOC123216169 gene encoding ATP-citrate synthase alpha chain protein 2, which yields MARKKIREYDSKRLLKEHFKRLSGRELPIKSAQVTESTDFTELVKREPWLSSCKLVVKPDMLFGKRGKSGLVALNLDIAQVATFVKERLGKEVEMGGCKGPITTFIIEPFIPHNEEFYLNIVSERLGCSISFSECGGIEIEENWDKVKTIYVPTGIPLASESSAPLVATLPLEIRGEIEEFIKVVFSLFQDLDFTFLEMNPFTLVDGKPYPLDMRGELDDTAAFKNFKKWGDIEFPMPFGRVMSATESFIHGLDEKTSASLKFTVLNPKGRIWTMVAGGGASVIYADTVGDLGYASELGNYAEYSGAPNEEEVLQYARVVIDCATADPDGCKRALVIGGGIANFTDVAATFNGIIRALREKESKLKAARMHIYVRRGGPNYQMGLAKMRSLGEEIGIPLEVYGPEATMTGICKQAIDCISVAA from the exons ATGGCACGTAAGAAGATCAGAGAGTATGATTCCAAGAGATTGTTGAAGGAGCACTTTAAGAGGCTCTCTGGTCGTGAATTGCCTATTAAGTCTGCACAA GTGACAGAGTCAACTGATTTCACTGAGCTAGTAAAGAGGGAACCCTGGCTTTCATCATGCAAACTAGTTGTCAAACCGGACATGTTGTTTGGCAAGCGTGGGAAGAGTGGTTTGGTTGCATTAAATCTGGACATTGCTCAGGTTGCTACTTTTGTGAAAGAGCGCTTGGGCAAAGAG gTTGAGATGGGAGGATGTAAAGGGCCCATAACAACATTCATCATTGAACCCTTTATCCCGCACAATGAAGAGTTTTACCTTAATATAGTCTCAGAGCGACTTGGGTGCAGCATAAGCTTTTCAGAATGTGGAGGAATTGAAATTGAAGAGAACTGGGATAAG GTTAAAACAATATATGTCCCAACAGGAATTCCTCTTGCCTCAGAATCATCTGCTCCACTTGTGGCAACCCTTCCATTGGAG ATCAGAGGAGAAATTGAGGAGTTCATTAAAGTGGTTTTCAGTCTCTTTCAAG ATCTTGACTTCACCTTCCTAGAGATGAATCCTTTTACTTTAGTAGATGGGAAGCCTTATCCCTTGGATATGAGGGGCGAGCTAGATGACACTGCTGCTTTTAAGAACTTCAAAAA GTGGGGTGATATAGAATTTCCAATGCCATTTGGAAGAGTAATGAGCGCCACAGAAAGCTTTATACATGGGTTAGATGAAAAG ACAAGTGCATCTTTGAAATTCACAGTTTTGAACCCTAAAGGACGCATTTGGACTATGGTTGCTGGAGGAGGTGCAAGTGTCATCTATGCAGATACA GTTGGAGATCTTGGTTATGCTTCCGAACTTGGCAATTATGCAGAATACAGTGGAGCACCCAATGAGGAAGAGGTTCTGCAGTATGCCAGAGTTGTAATAGAT TGTGCTACTGCTGATCCTGATGGCTGTAAGAGAGCCCTTGTGATTGGAGGAGGAATAGCTAACTTTACTGATGTAGCTGCTACATTTAATGGCATAATCCGAGCATTGAGGGAGAAG GAGTCAAAGCTTAAAGCAGCAAGGATGCACATATATGTGAGGAGAGGAGGCCCTAACTACCAGATGGGCCTTGCAAAAATGCGATCACTTGGAGAAGAGATTGGCATCCCTCTTGAG gtTTACGGGCCTGAAGCAACCATGACTGGCATATGCAAACAGGCTATCGATTGCATCTCTGTTGCCGCATGA